From Bacillota bacterium, the proteins below share one genomic window:
- a CDS encoding 2-oxoacid:ferredoxin oxidoreductase subunit gamma, translating to MSKEWQIIISGSGGQGVILAGIILASAALADGKNVIQTQSYGPEARGGASRSEVLISEQELSFPKVQSCNLLVALTQQALDKYVTLLEKDGVILTDTDIETSQYESRHSVCKVPIFDAVQTIGRPLVANIVTLGALNGLTKIVDVKHLETAIAARVPKPTIDLNLRAVHSGYNLTAGKEG from the coding sequence ATGAGCAAAGAATGGCAAATTATCATCAGCGGTTCCGGCGGCCAAGGGGTAATTCTTGCGGGCATAATTCTCGCTTCTGCTGCCCTGGCAGACGGTAAAAATGTTATTCAAACCCAGAGCTACGGCCCTGAAGCCCGTGGCGGCGCCAGTCGTTCCGAGGTTCTGATTTCCGAGCAGGAATTATCCTTTCCCAAAGTACAATCCTGTAATTTGTTGGTGGCTTTGACGCAGCAAGCCTTGGATAAATACGTTACGTTGCTGGAAAAGGATGGAGTTATTCTTACTGATACAGATATAGAGACAAGTCAGTATGAGAGCCGGCATTCCGTATGTAAGGTTCCCATCTTCGATGCTGTACAGACCATCGGGCGCCCCTTGGTGGCAAATATTGTGACCCTGGGCGCACTCAATGGTTTGACTAAAATTGTGGATGTGAAGCACCTGGAAACAGCCATCGCTGCCAGAGTGCCTAAACCGACAATTGATTTGAACCTAAGGGCTGTACACAGCGGATATAACCTTACAGCCGGGAAGGAGGGGTAG
- a CDS encoding 4Fe-4S dicluster domain-containing protein: protein MAKYAVELVSRLCKGCEICVEVCPRDVLVMTAQAKATVAVPEQCIGCNLCEWHCPDFAITVKEAATNE, encoded by the coding sequence ATGGCCAAGTATGCAGTGGAGTTAGTCAGTCGGCTTTGTAAAGGTTGTGAAATTTGCGTTGAAGTCTGTCCCCGGGATGTATTGGTGATGACTGCTCAAGCAAAAGCAACCGTTGCCGTTCCTGAACAGTGTATCGGTTGCAATTTATGTGAATGGCATTGCCCTGATTTCGCCATTACAGTTAAGGAGGCAGCCACAAATGAGTAA
- a CDS encoding methylmalonyl-CoA mutase, with product MKEDRQKVLEQWQEKLNKTTARFPERKEQFETSSRIPVKTVYTSEDYDQSDVFELPGNYPYTRGVQPNMYRGRLWTMRQYAGFASASESNRRYKYLLSQGQTGLSVAFDLPTQIGLDSDNALADGEVGKVGVAIDSLADMETLLDEIPLDKVSTSMTINAPAIVLLAMYLAVAEKQGVEWTQLKGTIQNDILKEYVARGTYIFPPEPSLKIITDIFEFCSANVPNWNTISISGYHIREAGSTAVEELAFTLANAICYVEKAIETGLEVDKFAPRLSFFFNAHNNFFEEIAKFRAARRLWARLMKERFGAENPKSMLLRFHTQTGGSTLTAQQPDNNVVRVALQAMAAVLGGTQSLHTNSRDEALALPSEDSVRIALRTQQIIAHETGAADVADPMGGSYYVEHLTDEIEKRVWDLLSKIDEIGGAVAAINSGFVQKQILDSSYHYQMDVEAKRQIIVGVNQFAIGEEVQPELLQVDPGVQEAQIDKLRVLKQNRDNDAVSAALEAVKAAAEQGENLFPPVLDAVRAYATLGEVCGVMRSVFGEYTASDIL from the coding sequence ATGAAAGAAGATCGTCAAAAAGTTTTGGAACAATGGCAGGAGAAGTTAAATAAAACCACTGCCCGGTTCCCGGAACGAAAAGAGCAGTTTGAAACCAGTTCCCGTATTCCGGTGAAAACAGTTTATACCTCCGAAGACTATGACCAAAGTGATGTTTTTGAGCTGCCTGGCAATTACCCATATACCCGCGGCGTCCAGCCCAATATGTACAGGGGTCGTTTATGGACGATGCGCCAGTACGCCGGTTTTGCCAGCGCCAGTGAATCCAATCGCCGCTATAAATACTTATTGTCCCAGGGCCAGACCGGGCTTAGTGTTGCGTTTGATCTGCCCACTCAAATTGGTCTAGACTCGGATAACGCGCTTGCCGACGGCGAAGTGGGTAAAGTCGGAGTTGCCATTGATTCTCTGGCAGACATGGAGACCCTGCTCGACGAGATCCCTTTGGACAAGGTCAGCACCTCAATGACAATTAACGCACCGGCAATTGTGCTCCTGGCAATGTACCTGGCCGTTGCTGAAAAACAGGGTGTAGAGTGGACCCAGTTAAAAGGCACCATCCAGAATGACATACTCAAAGAATACGTTGCCCGGGGAACCTATATATTTCCACCTGAGCCTTCCTTGAAGATTATCACCGATATCTTTGAGTTTTGCTCTGCCAATGTGCCCAATTGGAACACAATCAGCATCAGCGGCTATCATATCAGGGAAGCCGGTTCAACCGCAGTGGAAGAACTTGCCTTCACCCTGGCCAATGCGATTTGCTATGTTGAGAAAGCAATTGAAACAGGTTTGGAAGTGGATAAATTCGCACCCAGATTATCGTTCTTTTTTAATGCGCATAATAATTTCTTTGAGGAAATCGCCAAGTTCCGTGCCGCTCGCAGACTGTGGGCAAGGCTGATGAAGGAAAGATTTGGCGCCGAAAATCCAAAATCGATGTTGCTACGTTTTCACACCCAAACCGGTGGCTCCACCCTTACCGCACAACAACCCGACAATAATGTGGTTCGGGTAGCTTTGCAGGCGATGGCTGCAGTCTTGGGCGGCACCCAATCTTTGCACACCAATTCCCGAGACGAAGCGCTGGCGCTTCCCAGTGAAGATTCTGTCCGCATTGCGCTGCGCACCCAACAGATAATTGCCCATGAAACAGGGGCTGCGGATGTGGCCGACCCCATGGGCGGCAGTTATTACGTGGAGCATCTAACCGACGAGATTGAAAAAAGAGTTTGGGATTTGCTCAGTAAAATTGACGAGATCGGCGGAGCTGTGGCAGCCATCAACAGCGGTTTTGTCCAAAAGCAAATACTAGACAGCTCGTACCATTATCAGATGGATGTAGAGGCAAAGCGGCAGATTATTGTTGGCGTCAATCAGTTTGCCATCGGCGAGGAAGTGCAGCCCGAGCTCCTGCAGGTCGATCCCGGCGTGCAAGAGGCACAAATTGACAAACTGCGGGTTTTGAAGCAAAATCGCGACAATGACGCTGTCTCCGCGGCCCTGGAAGCTGTAAAGGCGGCCGCCGAGCAAGGTGAAAATCTGTTCCCGCCTGTGCTGGACGCAGTCCGTGCCTACGCGACACTGGGAGAGGTTTGCGGCGTGATGCGCTCGGTGTTCGGCGAATACACTGCATCAGATATCCTTTAA
- a CDS encoding cobalamin B12-binding domain-containing protein: MENAPIRVLIAKPGLDGHDRGAKVVARALRDAGMEVIYTGLRQSPEQIVAAAIQEDVNVIGLSCLSGAHNSLFPRVINLLREKDIQDIVVFGGGVIPEADIPGLKAAGVAAVFTPGSPLEEIINTIRESVPARND; encoded by the coding sequence ATGGAAAATGCACCAATCAGAGTGTTAATAGCAAAACCGGGTCTCGATGGCCACGACCGCGGCGCCAAAGTTGTCGCCAGGGCGTTGCGTGATGCCGGAATGGAGGTAATCTACACCGGCTTGCGACAATCCCCGGAACAGATTGTCGCTGCCGCCATCCAGGAAGATGTTAATGTTATCGGTCTCAGCTGTTTATCTGGCGCCCATAATTCTCTTTTCCCCCGGGTGATAAACCTGTTACGGGAAAAAGATATTCAGGATATTGTCGTTTTTGGCGGTGGCGTCATCCCGGAAGCGGATATCCCTGGTCTTAAAGCAGCAGGGGTCGCTGCAGTCTTTACCCCCGGTTCACCCCTTGAAGAAATCATTAATACCATTCGGGAAAGCGTGCCAGCGAGGAATGACTGA
- the spoVS gene encoding stage V sporulation protein SpoVS: protein MEILKVSAKSNPNSVAGALAGVLRERGGAEMQAIGAGALNQAVKAVAIARGFVAPSGVDLICIPAFTDIQIDGEERTAIKLIVEPR, encoded by the coding sequence GTGGAAATATTGAAAGTATCAGCAAAGTCCAATCCAAATTCTGTTGCTGGCGCCCTGGCTGGTGTTCTCCGTGAGCGGGGCGGCGCTGAAATGCAAGCAATCGGAGCCGGTGCTCTGAACCAGGCCGTCAAGGCCGTGGCCATCGCACGTGGATTCGTAGCTCCCAGTGGTGTCGATCTCATTTGCATCCCCGCATTTACAGACATTCAAATCGATGGTGAAGAGCGGACAGCGATTAAGTTGATTGTTGAGCCGCGTTAA
- a CDS encoding 2-oxoacid:acceptor oxidoreductase subunit alpha has translation MSKILLQGNEACVEGALQAGVSFFAGYPITPSTEIAEKMAEKLPQTKGVFIQMEDEIASMAAIIGASIGGAKSMTATSGPGFSLMQENIGFAAMTEIPVVVVNVMRGGPSTGTPTMPSQGDFMQARWGTHGDHPIIALAPSSVQEAYDLTITAVNMAERYMTPVLIMMDEVVAHMREGIELRTPKEVITRQRPTATPETYRPYQVGADNIPRLAPYGTGYRYHITGLYHDETGFPTNNNELIKSSLERMHAKLTDNLDDIIHISCEDTNDADVIFLAYGSPVRSARFVKNKLQAQGKKVGLIQLTTLWPFPHDKLREIAGETNARFVVPELSLGQLAGELEKSVDRERIIPVQRVDGALITPQELEAALKGVL, from the coding sequence ATGAGTAAGATTCTGTTGCAAGGAAACGAAGCGTGTGTAGAAGGGGCTTTGCAGGCCGGAGTTAGTTTCTTTGCTGGCTACCCAATTACCCCTTCGACAGAAATTGCAGAAAAGATGGCCGAGAAATTGCCCCAAACTAAGGGCGTATTCATTCAAATGGAAGATGAAATAGCCAGTATGGCGGCAATTATTGGCGCCTCCATCGGTGGCGCGAAATCAATGACAGCGACCAGCGGGCCTGGGTTTTCATTAATGCAGGAGAATATTGGCTTTGCCGCCATGACGGAAATTCCGGTTGTGGTTGTGAACGTGATGAGGGGAGGCCCCAGTACGGGAACGCCCACAATGCCCAGTCAGGGAGATTTTATGCAGGCACGATGGGGCACCCATGGCGACCATCCGATTATAGCGCTGGCGCCCAGCAGCGTTCAGGAAGCTTATGATTTGACAATTACCGCCGTGAACATGGCAGAAAGATACATGACACCGGTGTTAATAATGATGGATGAAGTAGTTGCCCATATGCGAGAAGGGATTGAGCTTCGGACACCAAAAGAGGTTATAACCCGTCAGCGGCCTACGGCAACTCCGGAAACTTATCGTCCGTACCAAGTGGGTGCCGATAACATACCCCGTTTGGCGCCCTATGGCACCGGTTACCGATATCACATTACCGGCCTATATCACGATGAAACCGGTTTTCCCACAAATAATAATGAACTTATAAAGTCATCCCTCGAACGTATGCATGCTAAGTTAACCGATAACCTCGATGATATCATTCATATTTCTTGTGAGGATACAAATGACGCCGATGTGATTTTTCTCGCATACGGTTCCCCGGTTCGTTCCGCCCGGTTTGTCAAAAATAAGCTTCAGGCCCAGGGTAAAAAAGTTGGTCTGATTCAGTTGACAACACTGTGGCCGTTTCCCCATGACAAACTCCGGGAAATTGCCGGCGAGACCAATGCCCGTTTTGTTGTCCCAGAGTTAAGTCTTGGTCAACTGGCCGGCGAACTGGAGAAGTCTGTTGACCGGGAGCGGATAATTCCAGTGCAGCGGGTTGATGGTGCATTAATAACTCCACAGGAACTGGAAGCTGCACTTAAGGGGGTATTGTAG
- a CDS encoding GntR family transcriptional regulator: protein MRFELKRETGVPLYIQVKNQIKENIEQGIWTPGSKIPTERSLAQELNISRNTVSMAFRELEAEGILVCQQGRGTFIAESDEAVRRESRKERLLKIIDIAMEEATTLGFNLDEFLAITHVRAREKQEILSNVNIVLIECNREQVEYFARELAHSVGVIVQPIILNELQRQPDKFQSILQKADIIITTLFHLQPVREIVGKIDTEIIALALSPLLDSIVRIARLPNGSNVGIFCTSYLFADKMIASLRNAGITHLRFERFLGAENPSELEEQVASVDYVITSPSRKTELAGPARALGKGEVIEFIYSPDQASIDLLKSTVLELKQKNLKKWE from the coding sequence ATGAGGTTCGAGTTAAAACGGGAGACAGGTGTCCCCCTGTATATTCAGGTCAAAAACCAGATTAAAGAAAATATCGAACAGGGTATCTGGACTCCCGGCAGCAAAATTCCCACAGAGCGCAGTCTTGCCCAGGAATTGAACATCAGTCGCAACACTGTAAGCATGGCGTTTCGGGAACTGGAAGCCGAGGGAATACTGGTATGCCAACAGGGACGGGGGACGTTTATCGCCGAATCCGACGAAGCTGTCCGCCGTGAGAGCCGTAAGGAACGGTTGCTGAAAATTATTGATATCGCAATGGAGGAAGCGACAACACTTGGATTCAATCTCGATGAATTTCTGGCCATCACCCACGTCCGTGCCCGGGAAAAGCAGGAGATCCTCTCCAATGTGAATATTGTCCTGATTGAGTGTAACAGGGAACAGGTCGAATATTTTGCACGGGAACTGGCGCACAGTGTGGGCGTGATTGTTCAGCCAATCATTCTGAATGAATTGCAGCGACAACCGGATAAGTTCCAGTCGATTTTACAAAAGGCTGATATTATAATTACTACACTGTTTCACCTTCAGCCAGTGCGTGAAATCGTCGGCAAAATCGATACCGAGATTATCGCTCTGGCCCTCAGTCCATTGCTGGACTCTATAGTCCGCATTGCCCGTTTGCCCAACGGAAGCAATGTGGGGATTTTTTGCACATCATATCTGTTCGCAGACAAAATGATTGCCTCTTTACGCAATGCCGGCATCACGCACCTCCGGTTTGAACGGTTCCTGGGAGCAGAGAATCCCTCAGAACTCGAGGAGCAGGTTGCTTCTGTCGACTATGTAATCACTTCACCCAGCCGTAAGACAGAACTTGCCGGACCAGCCCGCGCATTGGGCAAGGGGGAGGTTATAGAATTTATCTATTCTCCTGATCAAGCGTCAATTGACTTATTGAAGTCAACAGTGTTGGAGCTAAAACAGAAAAACCTGAAGAAGTGGGAGTGA
- the meaB gene encoding methylmalonyl Co-A mutase-associated GTPase MeaB — MTDWRTLARTISRLENGDREIVSELMQLPLTGNAHIIGITGPPGSGKSTMCNNLVSKLAANYRVAAILVDPASPYSGGSILGDRIRMQSLAGMPNVFIRSLSNRGNAGGLNRTIVSVIRLLMKYGFEYILIETIGAGQSEVKIASIADTTMVVAVPNLGDDIQASKAGMMEIADIFIINKADLPGANILDRDISEALPQRDPGWKAPVLQTIANRGEGVTEIITAIQEHGQFLGNNPEILTAKRRRAATFEIKELASWLLLERLESALTPELTDKFLSGKIELSAHLDRACAQLLQRIGEI; from the coding sequence ATGACTGACTGGCGCACGCTGGCCCGAACTATCAGCCGCTTGGAAAATGGCGACCGTGAGATTGTCAGCGAACTGATGCAATTGCCGTTGACCGGTAACGCTCATATCATAGGCATCACAGGTCCCCCTGGCAGTGGCAAAAGTACAATGTGTAATAATCTGGTGTCAAAACTGGCCGCAAATTACCGAGTGGCAGCGATCCTGGTCGATCCAGCCAGCCCGTATTCCGGGGGCAGCATCCTTGGGGACAGAATACGCATGCAATCCCTGGCGGGCATGCCCAATGTTTTTATTCGTTCGCTAAGTAACCGGGGCAACGCTGGCGGCCTCAACAGGACAATCGTCAGCGTTATCCGCTTGTTAATGAAATACGGATTCGAGTATATCCTCATCGAAACCATCGGCGCCGGACAATCAGAAGTCAAAATTGCATCAATTGCCGACACCACCATGGTTGTTGCTGTTCCCAATCTCGGAGACGACATTCAGGCAAGTAAGGCAGGAATGATGGAGATTGCTGATATATTTATTATCAACAAAGCGGACCTGCCAGGAGCAAACATTTTGGACCGGGATATCAGCGAGGCGCTGCCCCAGCGAGACCCGGGTTGGAAAGCGCCTGTGCTCCAGACAATTGCCAACCGGGGCGAGGGGGTAACCGAGATCATCACTGCAATTCAGGAACATGGTCAGTTTCTCGGCAACAACCCGGAAATATTGACCGCCAAGCGTCGCCGGGCGGCCACCTTTGAAATTAAAGAATTGGCGTCCTGGCTGTTGCTCGAACGGCTGGAGTCGGCCTTAACCCCAGAGTTGACCGATAAATTCCTCAGTGGAAAAATTGAGCTCAGCGCCCACTTAGACCGGGCCTGCGCTCAACTACTACAGCGGATTGGAGAGATTTAG
- a CDS encoding Glu/Leu/Phe/Val dehydrogenase, with protein sequence MSENLNVFEIAQQQIKDACDRLRLKPAVFEILKQPLRVLEVAIPVKMDDGSIRVFKGYRSQHNDALGPAKGGLRFHPSVTLDEAKALSMWMSFKSAVVGLPYGGGKGGVAVDPKELSQGEKERLSRGFIRAIEPIIGPDKDIPAPDVYTNSQVMAWMMDEFSKIRGHNSFGVITGKPLIIGGSIGRNEATARGCSFVIREAAEKLGINIKSARVAVQGFGNAGSIAARLMYDMGAKVVAVNDSQTGIYAPNGFDPNEVCEYKQKTGSVGKFPGTTAISNNDLLSLECDILIPAAMENQITEDNATKVKAKIIGEAANGPTTPEADKILHANDVLVIPDILASAGGVTVSYFEWVQNLQNYYWGEEEVNQRLEQKMVAAFTKVYDMSVEYSVDMRTAAYMVAVKQLADAMEIRGWLG encoded by the coding sequence ATGTCCGAAAACCTCAATGTGTTTGAAATTGCCCAACAACAGATTAAGGATGCATGTGACCGGCTGCGCCTAAAACCAGCGGTATTTGAGATACTCAAGCAGCCGCTGCGGGTACTGGAAGTTGCGATTCCTGTGAAAATGGATGACGGTTCAATCCGTGTTTTTAAGGGCTATCGCTCGCAACACAATGACGCCCTGGGTCCGGCCAAGGGCGGACTTAGGTTTCATCCCAGTGTCACCCTAGACGAAGCAAAGGCACTATCGATGTGGATGTCATTTAAAAGTGCTGTAGTGGGGCTCCCTTATGGCGGTGGCAAAGGTGGCGTAGCCGTTGATCCCAAGGAGTTGTCCCAAGGGGAGAAGGAAAGGCTGAGTAGGGGATTCATCCGGGCGATAGAGCCGATTATTGGCCCCGACAAAGATATTCCGGCGCCGGATGTCTATACCAACTCCCAGGTCATGGCCTGGATGATGGATGAATTCAGCAAAATCCGTGGCCATAATTCCTTTGGAGTTATTACCGGCAAACCTTTGATCATTGGCGGATCCATCGGTCGAAATGAAGCAACCGCCCGGGGGTGTTCCTTTGTTATCCGGGAGGCGGCAGAGAAGTTAGGGATTAATATAAAGTCTGCCCGGGTTGCTGTGCAAGGCTTTGGCAACGCTGGCAGCATTGCCGCCAGGTTGATGTACGACATGGGGGCGAAGGTCGTCGCCGTCAATGATTCCCAAACCGGTATTTACGCGCCCAATGGGTTTGACCCTAATGAAGTTTGTGAATACAAACAGAAAACCGGCAGCGTTGGCAAGTTTCCCGGCACAACAGCTATTTCCAATAATGATTTATTGAGCCTAGAGTGCGATATCTTGATTCCCGCTGCCATGGAAAATCAGATAACCGAAGATAATGCAACCAAGGTCAAAGCTAAGATTATCGGCGAAGCAGCCAATGGACCAACCACTCCTGAAGCTGACAAAATTCTTCATGCCAACGATGTCTTGGTCATACCGGATATCCTGGCCAGCGCCGGCGGCGTCACAGTATCGTATTTTGAATGGGTGCAAAACCTGCAAAACTATTACTGGGGAGAAGAAGAAGTAAATCAGCGTTTGGAACAGAAGATGGTTGCGGCGTTTACGAAAGTTTATGACATGAGTGTTGAGTACTCAGTAGATATGCGCACCGCTGCCTATATGGTCGCGGTAAAACAATTGGCGGACGCTATGGAAATTCGAGGCTGGTTGGGATAA
- the mce gene encoding methylmalonyl-CoA epimerase encodes MFKKIDHLGIAVSNLEEACKLYEEKLAMSCAGIEEVPDQKVRVAFFPLGESSIELLEPTTDDSPIAKFLAKKGPGIHHTALAVDDIEAAIAQMQAAGMKMIDEKPRSGAHGAKIAFVHPKSTPGMLLELCERK; translated from the coding sequence TTGTTCAAAAAAATTGACCACCTTGGCATTGCAGTTTCTAATTTAGAGGAGGCCTGTAAGCTCTACGAAGAAAAGCTGGCCATGTCTTGCGCTGGCATTGAGGAAGTGCCGGATCAAAAAGTTCGGGTTGCATTCTTCCCGCTGGGAGAATCCTCCATTGAACTTTTGGAGCCAACGACAGATGACAGCCCGATTGCCAAGTTCCTGGCCAAAAAGGGGCCTGGCATTCACCATACAGCACTGGCAGTGGATGATATCGAAGCGGCAATTGCCCAAATGCAGGCAGCGGGCATGAAAATGATTGATGAAAAACCCCGTTCCGGCGCCCACGGCGCCAAAATTGCCTTCGTCCATCCCAAGTCTACCCCGGGCATGCTCCTGGAATTGTGTGAAAGGAAGTAG
- a CDS encoding PHP domain-containing protein has translation MSYADLHLHTTASDGQMTPWQMVRNVARQGISVFAITDHDTFSGIDAACEAAVKYNLKFIPGIELSTIWQDEEVHILGYKLDHRDRKLNQELIRLRNARSQRIECIVDKLTNLGYSITVEEIKAFARESSSVGRPHVARALVAKGYMTSVAECFDELLNQGRPGFVERYKLPAPTAISLIRDAGGVPFLAHPGLLQNGLNTAAQLQEHGLQGIEAFHSEHGVEQETEFVRFAQQTKLWVSGGSDCHGSGLLGSVKVDLDWIRPWALKD, from the coding sequence ATGAGTTACGCCGATCTGCATCTTCATACCACCGCCTCAGATGGGCAAATGACTCCCTGGCAAATGGTCAGGAATGTCGCCAGACAAGGAATTTCCGTGTTTGCAATAACAGATCATGACACCTTCAGCGGCATTGATGCCGCCTGCGAAGCAGCGGTAAAATACAATCTGAAATTCATTCCGGGAATTGAACTGAGCACAATCTGGCAGGATGAGGAGGTGCATATTCTCGGATACAAGCTTGACCATCGAGATCGTAAGCTAAACCAGGAACTAATTCGTTTGCGCAATGCCCGTTCACAAAGGATTGAGTGCATCGTCGATAAATTAACCAATCTGGGCTATTCAATTACGGTTGAAGAGATAAAAGCCTTTGCTCGGGAGAGCAGCAGTGTAGGTCGTCCCCATGTGGCCAGAGCGCTTGTTGCAAAAGGCTACATGACTTCGGTGGCCGAATGTTTTGACGAGCTCCTAAATCAAGGGCGGCCTGGATTTGTCGAGAGGTATAAATTACCTGCTCCGACTGCAATTAGCTTAATCAGAGATGCCGGCGGGGTTCCTTTTCTGGCCCATCCCGGACTGTTGCAAAATGGCCTGAATACTGCGGCCCAATTGCAAGAACATGGTTTGCAGGGAATAGAGGCATTCCATTCGGAGCATGGCGTCGAGCAGGAGACGGAGTTCGTCAGGTTTGCCCAGCAAACGAAGCTCTGGGTCTCAGGGGGTTCTGACTGCCACGGCAGCGGACTTTTGGGTTCTGTAAAAGTAGATCTGGACTGGATTAGGCCCTGGGCATTAAAGGACTAA
- a CDS encoding TIGR00282 family metallophosphoesterase: MKILFIGDIVGKSGRDALASYLPELRKDHHWDLCIANGENAAGGKGLTESVAHDLLDLGIDIMTMGNHTWDNKEIFSFIDSAPWLIRPCNYPVGTPGQGWIVKEVSGKRVGVINVAGQVFMNPLDCPFTAMDRVLAEMDVCDYYLVDMHAEATSEKLALAYYLDGRVGAVLGTHTHIQTADERVLPNGTVYITDVGMTGALISVLGMEVTPVVERFTTKLPRRFKAASGPGMVNAVWLDLDAQRIIRLQRP, from the coding sequence ATGAAGATATTGTTTATTGGTGATATCGTCGGAAAAAGCGGACGGGATGCACTTGCCAGCTACCTCCCTGAGCTGAGAAAAGATCATCACTGGGACCTGTGTATCGCCAATGGCGAAAACGCTGCTGGCGGCAAAGGATTAACCGAGTCGGTTGCCCATGATCTCTTGGATCTGGGGATTGATATAATGACGATGGGTAATCACACGTGGGATAATAAGGAGATTTTTAGTTTCATTGATTCCGCTCCCTGGTTGATTCGTCCCTGCAATTACCCTGTTGGCACTCCCGGCCAAGGTTGGATCGTCAAAGAGGTTTCCGGTAAACGGGTAGGTGTAATCAATGTGGCCGGTCAGGTGTTCATGAATCCCCTGGACTGTCCATTTACGGCGATGGACCGAGTGCTGGCGGAAATGGATGTATGCGACTATTATCTGGTGGATATGCATGCCGAAGCCACATCGGAAAAGCTGGCCCTGGCTTATTACCTGGATGGTCGGGTGGGAGCTGTTCTAGGCACCCATACCCATATCCAAACCGCCGATGAACGTGTTTTGCCCAATGGCACAGTCTACATAACCGATGTAGGCATGACGGGAGCGCTTATTTCTGTATTGGGCATGGAAGTAACACCGGTGGTGGAACGTTTTACAACAAAACTGCCCCGTCGTTTCAAGGCAGCTTCCGGTCCTGGAATGGTCAACGCTGTCTGGCTTGATTTGGATGCTCAGCGTATTATCAGGCTGCAGCGACCATAA
- a CDS encoding 2-oxoacid:ferredoxin oxidoreductase subunit beta encodes MAKREVDKDNVAVVSGIGCSSRAAGYADFNTLHTTHGRAIAFATGMKLARPDMKVIVLTGDGDCTAIGGNHFIHAARRNLDLTVIVFNNNIYGMTSGQYSPLTPHDHLATTAPYGNNDYPFDLRTLAEGAGATFVARGAAAGPKQLETIIGKGLDHKGFSVIEAISQCPTYYGRKNKLGSAVDMLKYQKQSTSTREEPGKIPLGVFVHQERPEFSQTYFQRAQSLETEG; translated from the coding sequence ATGGCGAAGCGGGAAGTAGATAAAGACAACGTTGCTGTAGTGTCCGGCATTGGTTGTTCTTCACGGGCTGCCGGGTATGCGGATTTTAACACCCTGCACACAACCCATGGTCGGGCAATTGCATTTGCCACCGGTATGAAGTTAGCCCGGCCGGATATGAAAGTAATTGTATTAACCGGAGATGGTGATTGCACAGCTATTGGTGGCAATCATTTCATTCACGCCGCCAGGCGTAACCTGGATTTAACGGTAATCGTGTTTAATAACAATATTTATGGAATGACCAGCGGACAATATTCACCGCTAACACCCCACGACCATCTGGCAACAACTGCTCCCTATGGCAACAATGATTATCCCTTTGATCTGCGGACACTGGCTGAAGGCGCCGGCGCCACCTTTGTCGCCAGAGGTGCCGCTGCCGGTCCAAAACAACTGGAAACAATCATTGGCAAAGGGCTCGATCATAAGGGCTTCAGTGTCATCGAAGCTATCTCCCAGTGTCCCACGTATTATGGCCGCAAAAACAAACTGGGGTCGGCAGTGGATATGTTAAAATACCAAAAACAATCCACATCCACCCGGGAGGAACCCGGTAAAATCCCGTTGGGAGTTTTTGTCCATCAAGAAAGACCGGAATTCAGCCAAACGTATTTCCAGCGGGCTCAGTCATTGGAAACGGAGGGATAA